Genomic segment of Macaca nemestrina isolate mMacNem1 chromosome 3, mMacNem.hap1, whole genome shotgun sequence:
ATAATTAGAGAGTTGAAACCAggcttatttattttcatcttccttCTGCCATCTTTTAACCAACCTTCTCagaataaaatgtgatttttaagacAGAATGAAACACATATCCAAATTTTAATACAGTAAGAATAGGTATCCCAAATAAATGAGAACTCTAGAAAATCAAGGCTTCAAAATTCTACCCTTCCTGGGAGTTAAAGAAGTTTGGTAGAAACGGAACAAATTAATCAGCGGATTCATCACCTGCCAATTTTTTCTGTACAATTTTCTTAATTCTGGGAGCATCTGGGTCCAGGCAGATTTTCCTCCCATCCTTCAATGTGGCTCTGCAAGAGAGAACAGGGTTATCTGTTGGTGTCCTAGCCTGAATATCAGAACTAATCCATGAGACTGGAGGAAACAAGTGCATATGCGGATGGAGGTAAAGGGTTTCCCTGATAAAGCAATAGCACAGAAACAGCAACTTACATCACTTCGACTTGGTTGCAATGGATTCCTTTCCCGATCACTTCCAAACTTTGGATGTTTTTGGGATGAATTCCAGAGGTTGTCTTCATACACAAGCAGCGCAGTTCAGTGTACAACTCACTGTCTAGACTTTCCTCTAGGGTAGAAAATGTTACCTATTGGTGGCCATGAATATTTTCCTCAGGTCCCTTATTTGCCGATTGAGGGTAATTGTGCCTCTCTCAtgaagctattgtgaatatgATCTGTAAAGCTTTAGTAAAGTGCCCAGCAGAATGCCCAGCACACAAGAAGTGAGAAGTGACCCCCCCCCTCCCATGTGCCTCCTCCAATTGGAGTTGTTGATTTAATGGCACTCTCCAGCCCCAGAGGCACAAAGCTAGTCTTTCCCCCAGACACAGGTGTAGCAGAAACAGCAACAGGTGCAGGGAAGCAGGGCCTCTACCTTTGCTTTTCGCCAAGTTTCTTGTAGTTTGTCCTTTGGTGGAGGAAGCCAGAGCAGTCAGCAGCAGTGACAGAAGCAGCAGCACCTGCAGGGCATGAAGTGGTCTGGCACTGTTACAGGAAGGCATGGTATCAAGTCTGAGGCTCATGGTGGAGAAGGCTGAGCTAGAGTTGTTTCCAGAGCCAGAAGACCGCTGAGTGAGGGTGAGTTACTGCCCACAAGTCTGCAGATGAGTGGCTTCCCATGCCCTGAAGATGTCATTTATATGCTCTCTCTCAAAGCCAGTAAGAAGGAAGAGGTAGGGAAGGAGGAAGTGGGGGTATGTGGTGATACACACATAAGCATTTGAAGCTGTGCCCAACCCAGAGAAAGACCAGAGAGGTCAAAATTGTTACTAGGTTGCATATTATGCATCCCTTCACATTCCTACTGTCCCTTTCTCAACACCTATCTGTCTTACACATATGTAAGAACTCCGTTCAAGAAGGTAAGAACTAGACTGAAATACTACACGCGTTTTCTTTGTGTGATTTATAACAATACGCCCTGCCATTTCTATAATGCAGTTTTTAGGCTTAATAAAAACTTTAGGAGCACCTGGAGGCACAAACATGTGGCCCTTGAAAGAGAAAGTTATCTTTCCTTGTTAGTGCCAAAGAAGGCAAATGTTCTTTTCATAGTTGTTGATAAATGGGACTGGTTTTGAGCATGTGAATAAAATAAGAGCTAATTACCATCAAAGGTTGTCTTTGGATTTTAGGTTATTGGATTCTTTCTGCCTTCAATctatatcatattttataatttcatctaGAAACTACAAATGAAACTCATCCTCCTTTGTATTACAAAATAAGCTACTTGTTTCTACCACCTAAGAATACTTAAAAAGCAGGACccagcatatttatttttctttttatttataacagaaaaattatataatttattgcaAAAGATTCATACACTGCAGATATATTTGaagtaaaacataaatttatcttCATCATTTTCATTCCTACTCTTCAGTGGTAAATATTGGTAACAATTTTGCATTAGTTTTCAATTCTATCTGCATTTATATGCACACATGTAAATGTATACAGTGAGACATGTTTAAGACATAGAGATACACATATATGTAGAAGTATTGTATATGGATGACTATACAGGTGACTTTTATCCTTCAAAAAATATGTGTTCAGTATCTTTTCATGCCATCTTAATGTAGTTTTTCCGCATCCTTCTTAATGACCACATGACGTCCTATGGTAAGAAGAATAGTTACTCAACCTTGTCTTGTTGGTGCCCTTCAGGGTGTTTCCAGTTTTGCCCTATTAGAAATAGTGCAAGAAATGCCTTACCAAGCAAAATATTTGTTCCTGAATTCTCAGACCCAAATTAAATGTTTTGGTCTGAAATGCTTTAACCCTACAAAGATAGAGAGGTGGACCTACACATTACATGTTGGCTTTATGTTATTTTCTGGTTCTCTGTCCCATCTGTAACACTTGCTTCCTCAACTGAACCATACAATTTTGTAGGGAGTGGCATGTCCTGTGTTTCTTTGAATGTCTCATGTCTCCTATAACATGTAGGATACTTCAATACAAAGTAGgtcttaaataattaataaatcaaGGAATTTGTATCACATGAAAGTTTGCCTATCTTTTCTAATCACCTACAATTCCAAGCCAAATTCGACAGGACCCAAAGCAACTATACTATTTAAATTGATTTGGAAGCTTGTCAATAAAGAAGAGGCAGATACAAGTGGCCCTGGCAACAAGTTTTCTCCCTTTTACAACTATGTATAAGTCTCacagaatattatttaaattttccatattctttttttacttttcatatctttaaattttagaagaaatacttaaaatactAAATGTTCAAAATTATTCTCTATCAAAAGGATGAACatagcaatttttttaaattgtgtttttgttttcaagccAATTTTCCCTATTGTTTAATAGTTATCTACTATGTCTACTCAAGTTCTCGGGTCCTGTTTTTAAATGTGATATAACCTACAGACCACATTTGGCAGTTTACTTTAGAAGTAAGCAGACTTCCAAATTAACTAGCCTTGGAAATGTTTCGTGACTTGATGGTGACATTCTACCTCTGAGTAAAGTATTTTATTACGAGTTCCTCAGGTGGTTGATGTAGTAATTAATGTAGAACCTACTGACACTAAATAGGGCAATGATTTATTTCTAAGTTTAGCTGCAACAAAAAGTTTGATTGATTGTTTTGCATGTAGACGTTTAACCTGTATGCTGTAATCTGTAAGTAATGATTTTAACTTCGGTATTGTACCCTCCCATGAAAAAGAAGACAACTCTCATATAGttttttctgccttattttaaGCTTTTCTATTATATAAAGCCCTTGTAACTTGTGAAAGACTCTAGAACACCCCCAACTTTGTGGTTGTGTCTTCCCAGGTCTATCTTCTCATTTGGCTTTCAATAAACATGTATAAAATTATTCTGCCTCACTAACCTTAGTTTCAGTTGATGAAAGTATGTCTTATTTTTCTCCAccccatttattattttcttataaattagaGTTTAGCAGTAGAACATATTTAATTGAAATGATTTTTCTCCCTGTCTCAACACAGAAATTTCTGGTCTTAAGCAAGCTTAAAGGAAGGGTGTAAGCTGAGAGTTCCGGGTCTTCTGAGAGTTGAGATGTGGAGTCAATGGCAGAGATAAGTTCAATGGGACACAAAATGAGGAGAGCAGACTTCTATTTCCTCCTGTGGGGTAACTTTATAGGCTTTTGTCATTATTGAGTTTGAGATATTGTGAATTCTTAAGTCATATACATTTTCATTCAAACAAAAGATCAAAGTCATTTCTAGAGCAAgatataaaggttttttttttaacactattcatagtatatttcattttctgttcaacCCCAAAATACATTGCTGAGAACGTTTATTGGCCTCACTGGTCACCTTTTTCTTTCCCTACTTTAACACTATCCAGATTTCTTTCCTTGTTCATTAGTAAGATTTCCTAAAAGTCCCTAATCTTTTTGAGGAAACTGTATgaaaagttttctaaagtaatgATGCTTTTGACTGGGTTGATACCAGGAAAAAGGTAGGCTCTTTCCTACCAGGAAACCAAGTAGTGGGTTGACATCAGGAAAGAGGTGACTCCAGTATCATGGAGTCATTGCCTTAATCAACAAATGTGTCTTGTTGCAAAAAACGCATCGTCGGCAAAATCCATGAGGCAATAGTGACAGATTTCTTGAGTCATCAAAATTTCATAAGGATGTCAGTCAGCATttgatacaaaaaatattttgctagtttttattaattcaaaaaatattggTTAAGCATCGATTGATTGAGCCTGAACTTCGTAACAGATTTTACAAAGTTCTCTTTGCATGACTTGGTcatttgattatttgtttttaaaaattcaggccTAAAATATTTGTGTAAAGCAACAGGATATGAAAAATACTCTAATCTTGCTGCTTTGATGACAACTGCTGTCATCAGTTAACGGTGGTTAACTGCTGTTACTGTCGTTTGCATCATTGCCTTCCATTTCCACGCTGAGAAACACAGTACAGATGATGATAAACTGAGTGTACAAAACTGGTTAAAAGATGTTTTTGAATAACTTATTCAGTTAAAATCATACAGTCATACaaaattattgtttaaataaatgCTAGAATTAGAAAAGAGTTATTTTGTTCCTTGTTTTTAAGATAACTTGACAGCCATTTTATTAAT
This window contains:
- the PPB gene encoding platelet basic protein; protein product: MSLRLDTMPSCNSARPLHALQVLLLLSLLLTALASSTKGQTTRNLAKSKEESLDSELYTELRCLCMKTTSGIHPKNIQSLEVIGKGIHCNQVEVIATLKDGRKICLDPDAPRIKKIVQKKLAGDESAD